ATGAGAGCCAACATGCTGGGAATGAAGGTGTCTTTACcacggtgctctgcatattttaatcttgggtggaaagtatggaaaagtatgtgaaacctgtggtttgatgtcagaaggacgttgtgaacttgatgtggactgaggatgttcaggtgcaacaggcaccccggcttcattaaatgagacttctccatctccctgccaggcacGCACAGGTGTATGGCCACATCTTATGTGTTATCCTTATCTAGAGTGTGCCTTGGCATCATGCTTAAAGTTACATGATGatattctgcctcatagagtaggtcccaagccgcattcaacacagaaatgtactcttGCTGTTCTACATCGAAAGTGCTTTCATATACCAAGTgggagagcagtcctaaaatcctaaaatctgggctggaatcacagaaggaaggctttgggaagcaacagattccctagtccaaagctgggttttgatgaacctagaaacaggaccaagagaagtgaatttgcctaaggcccagacagtgtctcacggtagcatttgaacgtagcagtttcttgacctatttctttaaatgattagtcattcttcctctgattcctatataaacgtattcctcattcattcctttgtttcAGTGAATTATCGCAGTGCTACCACGTAAcagtatttgagtcaaaatgtggcagtgtttaTCCCTTTCCAACGTTTTTAGTTGCACAGTTTGTCAAAGTTGTGCTtacagtttcttgttggttgcaaggtgtcctttcagaagccaattgtgtggtgtatttaCATTGCttgttggaggtagtttggttagaacCTACTTCGAGTGGCTGGCGTGGGCCTGAGGGACAATGACAGCTGcctgcttcatgggcagagatgaagtaattgcttcctaggaagtaccatcctcctggccacactctccagcccatttccTTTGTGGTGGTTTCTTCGCATCTGCACGtttctggcttcatgtgagtctcatttattttagcatatgacttcaggctgtggggaagaatggccatgttagcacagagatgcacacaaaggaacaactggctaaatgtgagGGAAGACATTCTTACAGggggtttcatttcttttattctttaacaggcagtctgggaagcatTCTGGACACTTGGCCTGCACTGTCACAGCTCCTCCCTGCAGGATcgcagatgtttggagattgtagtgataactGTTGTCATTGAGAATGCCATTCTCACAGGCTCTAATAAGTcaggatttattcagtgttaatttgttaaagacaactgtGTTTCTACCAAATCCATGGGAGACGTTTCTCCCGGCAGTGTTGCTGGGGGTATTCCCGTGGCTTAGTCTTAGGGAAACACACGCCTTTGAATACTGCTGCAGCTGTGAGTACCCAAAGCGCACCACAGTACTTTTGCCATACggggtgttagtcactgatacacgtctcagtcagacctgatggattcttgacctcttccttttttaatttttttaatttttattttattattatttttttaagagcacaacccctcaggtggccaccatgaatctctggtgttttcagtTGGCTGCAGCCTATTTGCCGTCTCTGGTTCAAACATACTCGAAGCCTGATGATGCTTGCCTCGgttgttcttctgctgtgtgacctccgcgCCCGCAGGTTTCAAgactgtcagagctgggagccaccTTCACAACTACCAGGGTTTCCGGAACCTCCTTTATCTAGCCCTGGGGATGGAAGAGATGTCATCAGAGGCGGAGGCTTATTAGGTTTACATGCCATTGATAACGAAtgaggaggttttcttttatataaggggagCTTCTTAGAACGTGCTTTAGTagggtaaagaagcttttgaggtttgctttctctggaaagataatttgtgatcctgctgttgctttcaacaaaaatataatttgcataccagtgcatgttgtattactgagcactggctgacaagtggttcttaactcgtcattcactccgccactgtttcttgaatggcatatgtTTGCCAGCTGTAGTAGGAACTTGCTAGGCTCTAGGACTAACCGTTATGAAACCAGGGTcctgggggaagcaaatgcatataactataaaGGTTTGAGGGGATATCAGAGGGGGTGCCTATAGGTGGAAAACTTCGTTCATCATTGTcccatctaggaggttttgtgtcttagcaacgtgttccatagcaacacatccctctatcaaaatattcatcatattaaattgaaattctctgcttaggtaTGTATTTTTCCGACTAAGTTTAGAACTGGTTAAGGACAGGCTATggggtatgtattatatatatctacacacacacatatatttatatatatacacacattaccgttgtaaatatacaatatatatttatatatatacacacatatatatttctccctctctatatGTACATACaacccacacatatatatgcacacacacatatatatgaaacacacacacacacacacacacacttctactgccaagcacagaaagtcaaagcTAGGCAACATTTCTTttagtgttcatgaaaaaatagatgtgttagTTGAGAGCGTCCTTAAGTTGCCAGGGGAAAGAcaggatggattcacaaagggagatagtgttttttttttttttctttgtttaattctTCAATTCGAAATAATCCAGActtatggaaaagttgcaaaaatagtacggagaattcccatatactgttccctcagattccccaaacatttcaccccatttgtactttctctctctgtggatataattttttttctcttctgaaatgtTTGGAGAGGAAGGTAGAATGCAGGGCAGGGtgaaaggtggaaggagagaggtgggttgggagacttttttttttttttaacctcctgagatggagttttgctcttgtcacccaggctggagtgcaacggcacgatctcggctcactgtaaactctgtcttctgagttcaagtgattctcttgcttcagcctcccgaatagctgggagtacaggcacccatcaccatgcttggttaatgttttgtatttttagtagaggggattcaccatgttggccaggctggtcttgagctcctgacctctgatgatccacctgccttggcctaccaaagtgcttgggattacaggcatgagccactgtgcctggcgattGGGAGGCTTTTGCAGTAACTCAAAGTGCTATGATGAGGGCTGGACCTGGTTGGAAATGATGAGGAAGGTGAGAAGTGGTTAGGTCTGGCATATATATTGAAAGGAGAGTTTAAATGGGttggatgacaagagagagaaaaagaagttttcaggatgatgtcaaggattttggcctgagtaactggaagactAGAGATGCTGTTATTGGGATCGGGAAGACTATGGGAGGAGTGGGTTATAGCAGGGGGAATCAAATGTGTTTTTGGCATGCTAAATTTGAGGTCCAAAAAGAGATGTCAAGAAGTGTtggctggtcgcggtggctcacgcctgtaattacagcactttgggtggctgaggtaggcagatcacctgaggtcaagagttcgagatcagcctgataattattaaaatcgatcattgatgtttactaattaatcatattattgctcCTAAtactgcagggggtgtacacctacctgtggtgttgttcctaatatccagagacAGAGAACATGatcttagttttaatatcgcagtaggtgtaaaCTCACCCTGTGAtactgatcctaatatccagggggtagagtatgacatgactcccaacatagcaatgaatggacagccacccggtgacattgctcctaatattcatgGAAGAAGCacatgatattactcccaatatcgcagggagggtacagctcttctgtgatatggttcccaGTATCCggatggggagaggatgataatagttccagtatcgcaggctgtgttcacccgccctgtgatattgttatgaGTATCCTGGAAGGGATAtgactccccatagagcaggaggcgtacatccagcctgggatattgttcataatatccatggagaggagaggctgatattactcccaatatggtagggggtgtacatccaccctgtgatattcttcttaatattccaaggctgagaggatgatattactcccagtatcgcagacacCGTACACCCccgtgtgatactcttcctgatatccagaaggggagaagatggtattaatccccatatcgcaggaggtgaacacccactctgaTATCTTTCCTAGTATGCATGGGGAGAGgggataatattattcccaatattgcagaagatgtacacgcccccccgtgatattgtccttaatattccaaggcacagaagacgatgttactcccaatatcgcagaaagtgtacacgccccagtgatgttgttcccatgatccaggagggaagaggatgatatgactttCAACCCTTGCACCCTGTAATGCTCTCACCCTGCAACACCGACACCAGCTCAACCTGACATGGGAGCAgaggtgctggctgggggtgctcattgcttctcttttctcccttgccaGACTCAGTAGAGGAAGCTGAGACCGAACAGCCACAGGAACAAGGTGGGTTTTGCCAGTGGCTCAGGCTTCCTCTGGTTATGAGTTGGGCCTTGGGGTAATGCCgggggaggggacagagctgaGTACAGTGGGCATTGGATGCGACAGTCACCCCTCTGTGGTGCGGGCTGGGGGCTTGGGGGACGTCGCCTGAGGTGGGCCTGAACCTCCCGTCTACTCTGGCACTGGAGGCTGTGGGGTCCCACACTTCTTCCAATGAACATGCTGACCCCCGCCTGGTCCCCGACCGAGGTGGGGCATCCTTTCCACTGCTGGGGCCCACACGTAGCTGTGGGTTCCTTTTTCATgacctggagaagctgcagcttgccctgtgctctgcctcagagatgggaggccacACAGCCCTCAGCGGGGAGCAGAATTCAGAGCCTTAGGTTGCAGGGGCCTCGACTGAGGTCCCTGAAGGGTTTGCTCCTTCCTGAGGGGCTGATTCAGGGAGGCCCTCCCGTCTCCCCTGTGCGACTCTGTCGCTTCCCCTCACACAGGGCCCGCATGTGGACAGCCTGGTGATGTGGATGCACCAAGGGCCCTTGGAAGTTCCCTGGGAATGGGATCCATCCCAGTACATTTGGGATGCAGGCACAAGGTCCCAGAGGAGGCCCGGGAAgccagtggggaagggaaggctgTTGTAGGTTTGCCTCGGGGAGGGGGTGGTTCCACTCTCTGCCAAAGTCTCTGGAGCAAAGACACGTGGCTCTCCAGCTGCCCCGGAGGCCAGGGtagtggctgggaggggctgtgtgcCTTTGCCGGGTGGGGGAGATTTCTTAGCTCATCTAGTGTAGTCAAGTCACATTTGCctctaaatcatatttatttattttttttaattccaaggctttacagatgaataaggaggcagtttgtattgaaaatagtttttacaTGTGAGCTTGAAACAGAGAGTCTGTTTAAATCTAGTTTTTTCCTTCCCAGTAATGCCTCCTTTCATCCCAGGTTTTCCAACAGGAAATGCGCTTGTTTGCTCACCTCTGGGAGGGGGCTTTGGCTAGGAATCCACCAAAGCCAGCAGACACCAGTGGGCTGCTGGAGCAGTCTGGCCTTGGTTAACCCTTTAGGAACTGTGGGCTTCAGGTTTTCAGACCATCCAAGGTGAAAGTGGCCACAGGGGCCTGGAAgctttcccatccttcctgcaGGGATGGTCCGTTTCCCTGCAAGGAGCTGGGTACATGGGTACAACACCCCTGTCCTGTGCCGTCGGTGACTTTACCAATTTTGCATAGCAGCTTTTGAGCTGATCCATAGCTCTGATTGGCTGTTGAGGATTTCATGGATTCCTGTACCCCACCGGGGGGCCCCAATATGCTGACAAAAGTTACATTTGTAGTTGTTGTGCTGCATATACATGGGTCCAGTTAGAAGGCTTTGATTTTTTCTAAAGGGAAAGGCATCTCTGAGGGATCACTGAGCTGACATAGTCTCCTAAAACCATGCTGTGAGGTGGCGACAAAGCAGGACAGAAGGGTGATTTTGTAGGAGAGTCGGGCCACGGGCCTGCGTGTTCTGTGTGTCCCCGGAGTTCGTACGTGCTCCAGACCCCGGGTTTGCATTGCGCATAATTCTCAAGGGCTCATGGCAAGCTGCGCCAGGGACACAGAGGACGGGGATGCGGGGATCCTGCCCCAAGTGGACCAAGGACTCACTGTTGGACTCTAATCTGTCTAGGTGTTTTTGTGACTTGCAGAAATACCTCCACCTTGCCTGGGCCTGGAGCCACAGGAGACCCTGCCGAAGGTGAAGAATGTTCTGGAACAATGCAagacctgcccaggctgcccccaggaGCCAGCGTCCTGGGGTCTCTGTGTAGCATCCAGCAACGTGAGCTTGCAGGACCCCGAGGAGCCCTCCTTCTGCTTGGAAGCTGAGGACAACTGGGAGGATCCAGAGGCCCTGAGATCACTGCTGCTGTTCCTGAACACCTCTGGATTCAAGGCCAGCTTCTGTGGCCTGTACAACGTGGCGCTGCCATGGCTGAGCAGCATGTTCAGCAGCTTTAGCGACGAGGAGGAGCTGACTGGGCGCCTGGCACAGGCCCCAGGGGCGGCCAAGAAAGGTGGCCTCCTCATGGCCCTGGCCAGGTTCTGCTTCCTCCTGGGGCGGCTGTGCAGCAGGAAGCTCAAGCTGTCCCAGGCCCGGGTGTACTTGGAGGAAACACTGGGGGTCCTGGAGGGCAGCTTTGGGGACCTGTTCCTGGTGGTGGCTGTGTACGCCAACCTGGCCGGCATTTACTGGAAGCAGAACCGGGAGAAGTGTACACAGGTGGTTCCCAAAGCCATGGCCCTGCTCCTGGGGACGCCCGGCCACATCTGCAGCACCGAGGCAGACGGGGAGCTCCTGCAGCTGGTGCTGCAGTGGGCGGTGGGTGGCCAGAGCCAGCAGGCCTAGGCCCGGGCCTGCTTCCTGCTGGCCAGGCACCACGTGCACCTCAAGCAGCCTGaggaggccctgcccttcctAGAGCAGCTGTTGTTTTTGCACAGGGACTCGGGAGCCCCAGACGCTGCGTGGCTCTCAGACTGCTGCCTACTCCTGGCTGACATCTACAGCCGCGAGTGCCTGCCCCACCTGGTGCTGACCTGTGTCAAGGTGGCCTCATTGAGGACACAGGACTCGCTGGCTGGTTCGCTGAGGAACGTGAACCTGGTGCTCCAGAACGCCCTCCAGCCCCACAGCCTCCCCACCCAGACTTCCCACTACCTCAGGCGAGAGCTGGCCTCCCTAACCCCAGGCACAGGCCAGGCACTGCGCGGCCTTCTCCACGCCAGCCTGGCCCAGCCGTACAGCCACCATGGCTACCATGGCCCAGCCATCACCTTCATGACACAGTCGGTGGAAACCAGTGCTGTTGCCGGAGTCCGTGCCATCGTGGACCCCCTGGTGGCCCTGGCCTGGCTGCATGTGCTTCATGGGTAGAGCCTGGTGGCCCTGAACATCCTGCAGTCTGTCCAGGATGCAGTGGTAGTCAGCGAGGACCAGGAGGGTGTGATTGCCAACATTGGTGGCCGTGGCTCTGAAGAGGACGGGACGGACGAGGCAGGCAGCCGAGGGCTACTACCACGCCCTATGGGTGGCTTGGGACCTGGGCCAGCGGAGGAACCAGGCAGTGTTGCTGGCCAACTTTGGCACCTTGTGCCTGCACGCGGGTGCCAGCAGGCTGGCCCAGCACTACCTCCTGGAGGCTGGACGTCTGTTCTCGAGGCTTCCCTGTGGGGAGTGTGGCCGGGACTTCACCCACATACTCCTGGGCTACCTCTTCACCCTCCAGGGCCTGGCCCAGCAGTGCAAGGGCTACTACGAGTGGGCCCTTCTGGTCGCCGTGGAGATGGACCACGTGGAGAGTGAGTGCCCTAGTTCCTCCTGTGCGCCTTCTGGGACCACTTGGGTCAGGGCACACCTAGGGTTTGTGATTCGGAAACAAGTGGTGGTTTT
This is a stretch of genomic DNA from Macaca nemestrina isolate mMacNem1 unplaced genomic scaffold, mMacNem.hap1 Scaffold_49, whole genome shotgun sequence. It encodes these proteins:
- the LOC139361426 gene encoding LOW QUALITY PROTEIN: SH3 domain and tetratricopeptide repeat-containing protein 1-like (The sequence of the model RefSeq protein was modified relative to this genomic sequence to represent the inferred CDS: inserted 2 bases in 2 codons; deleted 2 bases in 2 codons; substituted 3 bases at 3 genomic stop codons); the protein is MARTGSTFLPDSVEEAETEQPQEQEIPPPCLGLEPQETLPKVKNVLEQCKTCPGCPQEPASWGLCVASSNVSLQDPEEPSFCLEAEDNWEDPEALRSLLLFLNTSGFKASFCGLYNVALPWLSSMFSSFSDEEELTGRLAQAPGAAKKGGLLMALARFCFLLGRLCSRKLKLSQARVYLEETLGVLEGSFGDLFLVVAVYANLAGIYWKQNREKCTQVVPKAMALLLGTPGHICSTEADGELLQLVLQWAVGGQSQQAXARACFLLARHHVHLKQPEEALPFLEQLLFLHRDSGAPDAAWLSDCCLLLADIYSRECLPHLVLTCVKVASLRTQDSLAGSLRNVNLVLQNALQPHSLPTQTSHYLRRELASLTPGTGQALRGLLHASLAQPYSHHGYHGPAITFMTQSVETSAVAGVRAIVDPLVALAWLHVLHGXSLVALNILQSVQDAVVVSEDQEGVIANLVAVALKRTGRTRQAAEGYYHALWVAWDLGQRRNQAVLLANFGTLCLHAGASRLAQHYLLEAGRLFSRLPCGECGRDFTHILLGYLFTLQGLAQQCKGYYEWALLVAVEMDHVESQLRAVQRLCYFYSVVMPSETQCVIYHEFQLSLARKVADKVLEGQLLETTSQLYRSLGTERAYKSALDYTKRSLGIFIDLQXEKEAHAWLQAGKIYYLLRQSELVDPYIQVAQNVDLYTGDPNLGLELFEAAGDIFFNGAWEREEGMSFYRDRALPXAVTTGNRKVELQLQLCNKLVSLLATLEEPQEDLEFAYMALALRITLGDRLNERVAYHRLAALHHRLDHGKLAEHFYLKAVXLCNSPLEFDEETLYYVKVYLVLGDIIFYDLKDPFDAAGYYQLALAAAVDLGNKKAQLKIYTQPATISHNFLLDCEKWLFFYQKARTFATELSVHRVNLPPLPLCGWAPWLASSHPR